The Nitrospinaceae bacterium genome has a segment encoding these proteins:
- a CDS encoding 3-oxoacid CoA-transferase subunit B — protein MLIASFWEKTLSSDQKLKQSALTPADIARRVAREILAGAVVNLGIGIPTLVANYVEAARGVMFMAENGILGAGPLPEPGTEDKDLINASREPVTAIPGAAIFGHADAFAMIRGGHVDIAVLGALQVSAQGDLANWTVPGAGKGGIGGAMDLAAGAGGVFAIMTHLMKDGGLKLLEECSYPLTASRVVKKLFTDIAFIEFTPEGPLLREVAAGLTAEEVQSVSEPRLLIAEPLGTMRPE, from the coding sequence ATGTTGATCGCGTCGTTTTGGGAGAAGACCTTGAGCTCCGATCAGAAACTTAAACAATCCGCGCTGACGCCAGCCGACATAGCCCGCCGCGTCGCTCGGGAGATTCTTGCCGGAGCTGTGGTCAACCTCGGCATCGGCATTCCGACCCTGGTGGCCAATTACGTCGAGGCCGCCCGCGGGGTGATGTTCATGGCTGAGAACGGCATCCTCGGGGCAGGGCCACTCCCAGAGCCCGGCACGGAGGACAAGGATTTAATCAACGCCTCGCGCGAGCCTGTCACGGCGATACCCGGCGCAGCAATTTTCGGGCACGCCGATGCTTTTGCCATGATACGAGGCGGGCATGTGGACATCGCCGTGCTTGGTGCGCTTCAGGTATCGGCACAAGGGGATCTTGCGAACTGGACGGTGCCCGGCGCCGGAAAGGGCGGCATCGGCGGGGCCATGGACCTTGCGGCAGGCGCGGGCGGCGTATTCGCCATCATGACCCACCTGATGAAAGACGGCGGGCTCAAACTGCTAGAGGAGTGCTCCTACCCCCTGACGGCCTCTCGTGTTGTGAAAAAACTTTTCACCGACATTGCTTTCATCGAATTCACCCCAGAGGGCCCGTTGCTACGAGAGGTGGCGGCGGGACTCACCGCCGAGGAGGTCCAAAGCGTGAGCGAGCCCCGGCTTCTCATCGCAGAGCCCCTCGGCACGATGCGGCCCGAATAA
- a CDS encoding DUF3105 domain-containing protein, with translation MSKSKSSSKSGKQRKNQTAQKKDNGNVIAIAAIVLIVAGIGYYYWNSQSVENTFLKEAASGKSVTEKIKTVASKGRTHLRAGQNQNYQDAYPTSGSHDPRPTQTGFYTERQKPTKLVHALEHGNVVIYYDKPGEKVLETLRSWVSLYSGPWDGVIVAPSAGIGQTIVLTAWVKKLRLEKFNQAEAATFIDLFRGRGPENRVR, from the coding sequence ATGTCGAAATCGAAATCCAGCTCAAAATCGGGAAAGCAACGAAAGAACCAGACAGCACAAAAAAAAGATAACGGAAATGTAATTGCCATTGCCGCTATTGTTTTGATAGTGGCGGGCATCGGATATTATTATTGGAATTCACAGTCTGTGGAAAATACTTTTCTAAAAGAAGCGGCCTCTGGGAAATCGGTTACCGAAAAGATCAAGACTGTTGCTTCAAAGGGAAGGACCCATTTGCGGGCCGGCCAGAATCAAAATTACCAAGACGCCTATCCCACCTCGGGATCGCACGACCCAAGACCTACCCAAACGGGATTTTATACGGAGCGCCAGAAACCCACAAAGCTCGTTCACGCGCTTGAGCACGGCAACGTTGTCATCTACTACGACAAGCCCGGCGAGAAGGTTCTTGAAACGCTTCGCTCCTGGGTGTCGCTCTATTCGGGCCCTTGGGACGGTGTCATCGTCGCTCCGTCGGCAGGCATCGGTCAGACAATTGTGTTGACGGCCTGGGTCAAGAAACTGCGCCTCGAAAAATTTAACCAAGCCGAGGCGGCAACGTTCATCGATCTTTTCCGGGGCCGCGGGCCTGAAAACCGGGTTCGCTAA
- a CDS encoding rRNA pseudouridine synthase, translated as MSESEIRLQKIIAQAGVASRREAERLIRWGRVSVNGETVKEMGAKADPARDSIKVEGKLISEREGPVYLAMNKPINVLTTMRDEEGKDRPTVAGLLPPKRKRVFPVGRLDFDAEGLLLLTNDGDLAHRLTHPRYEIPRVYEVKVKHAPDERAIRRLDRMAGGDGGEGSEGRRVKLMGRKTERNAWLQIELREGKNHQVKEMCEAVGHPVLKLVRRSYGGITTRGISRASIRTLTDREVARLKSSTGLTPGHEKSISTAPRKKSPSARPSEKKAVSKKKKPVARPARKSSDTRPKSKSSASRPKSRSSASRPKSKMYAARPKKSGTKR; from the coding sequence ATGTCTGAGTCCGAAATCAGGCTCCAGAAAATCATCGCCCAGGCCGGGGTCGCCTCTCGCCGCGAGGCAGAGCGCCTTATCCGCTGGGGGCGCGTATCGGTTAACGGTGAGACTGTCAAAGAAATGGGAGCGAAAGCCGACCCGGCGCGGGACTCGATCAAGGTCGAGGGAAAGCTCATCTCAGAGCGCGAGGGCCCGGTTTATCTGGCCATGAACAAGCCGATCAACGTACTCACCACCATGCGCGATGAGGAAGGAAAGGACCGCCCCACGGTGGCTGGCCTTCTTCCTCCTAAGCGCAAGCGTGTGTTTCCTGTCGGAAGGCTCGATTTTGATGCCGAGGGGCTACTTCTGCTGACCAACGATGGCGATCTCGCACATCGATTGACTCATCCACGATACGAAATCCCTCGCGTCTATGAAGTAAAGGTGAAACACGCTCCCGATGAGCGGGCAATTCGCCGCCTCGACCGCATGGCCGGAGGTGATGGCGGCGAGGGCAGCGAGGGAAGGCGCGTTAAGCTCATGGGCCGCAAAACCGAGCGAAACGCTTGGCTTCAAATTGAACTCAGGGAAGGCAAGAACCACCAGGTCAAGGAAATGTGCGAGGCCGTCGGCCATCCTGTTCTGAAACTCGTCAGGCGCTCCTACGGCGGCATCACCACCCGAGGCATCTCCCGGGCCAGCATCCGAACCCTCACGGATAGAGAAGTTGCCCGCCTCAAGTCATCCACGGGTCTCACGCCCGGCCATGAAAAATCCATATCCACCGCGCCAAGAAAAAAAAGTCCTTCTGCCCGGCCCAGCGAAAAAAAAGCTGTCTCCAAGAAAAAAAAACCAGTCGCCAGGCCTGCGCGTAAATCATCTGACACCCGGCCAAAAAGCAAATCGTCTGCATCTCGGCCTAAAAGCAGATCATCCGCGTCTCGACCTAAAAGTAAAATGTACGCAGCCCGACCTAAAAAAAGCGGGACAAAACGCTGA
- the bioF gene encoding 8-amino-7-oxononanoate synthase, producing the protein MATNWRDSILEDLGALSDSNLRRKLRLLSGAQGPLIHFEGREVIHLAGNNYLGLADHPALADAAAKAASEWGSSAAASPLISGYMEPHEALSRQLAQFKDKEAAILFGSGFLANLGLISSLAGEGDAIFSDKLNHASITDGCRLSRAKVHVFAHSDMNDLEDKLDKATGARRRLIVVDGVFSMDGDLAPLDDLAALAECHDAILLVDEAHATGVIGPEGKGAAAHFGVQSGVGVSMGTLGKALASYGAFACSDFEVIDYLVNRARTFIYSTALPPGVLAAAGAAIELASGEEGARRRGRLADLCGVFRAGLEEMGFEMPGRSGDAEVPIFPIIVGEAKDALALADHMLDAGVFLLAIRPPTVPEGTCRLRATLTATHTAAQIGHVLDALESGIKKLGIGPQKV; encoded by the coding sequence ATGGCAACCAACTGGCGCGATTCGATCCTCGAGGATCTCGGTGCATTGTCCGACAGTAACCTGCGCCGCAAGCTCCGGCTCCTCTCTGGCGCTCAGGGGCCCTTGATTCATTTTGAGGGCCGCGAAGTCATTCATCTTGCTGGTAACAACTATCTTGGCCTGGCAGATCATCCTGCGCTTGCCGATGCCGCCGCCAAAGCTGCTAGTGAGTGGGGCTCAAGCGCCGCCGCGAGCCCGCTTATCTCCGGTTACATGGAGCCGCACGAAGCGCTTTCCCGGCAGCTTGCCCAATTCAAGGACAAAGAAGCGGCCATCCTGTTTGGCTCGGGTTTTCTTGCGAACCTGGGTCTTATCTCCAGTCTCGCTGGCGAGGGCGATGCCATTTTCAGCGATAAACTCAACCACGCGAGTATTACTGATGGTTGCCGCCTCAGTCGGGCCAAAGTGCATGTTTTTGCGCACAGCGACATGAACGATCTCGAAGATAAATTAGATAAGGCCACTGGCGCGCGTCGGCGGCTTATCGTTGTGGATGGCGTGTTCAGCATGGATGGTGATCTCGCCCCCCTCGATGATTTGGCGGCTCTTGCCGAGTGCCATGACGCAATACTGCTCGTGGATGAGGCCCACGCGACGGGTGTTATTGGGCCTGAGGGGAAAGGCGCTGCGGCGCATTTTGGCGTTCAGTCGGGCGTCGGTGTATCGATGGGAACGCTTGGTAAGGCGCTGGCCTCCTATGGCGCTTTTGCCTGCTCGGATTTTGAGGTGATCGATTATCTCGTTAATCGCGCCCGGACGTTTATCTATTCCACTGCGCTGCCTCCAGGCGTGCTGGCGGCGGCGGGGGCTGCTATTGAGCTTGCCTCGGGCGAGGAGGGGGCGCGGCGGCGCGGGCGGCTGGCCGATCTTTGCGGGGTGTTTCGTGCCGGGCTTGAGGAAATGGGGTTCGAGATGCCGGGGCGGTCTGGGGATGCAGAGGTGCCGATTTTTCCGATCATTGTCGGGGAGGCCAAGGATGCACTTGCGCTTGCTGATCATATGCTTGATGCCGGTGTGTTTCTGCTGGCGATTCGTCCGCCGACTGTGCCCGAGGGAACCTGCCGCCTCCGGGCGACGCTTACCGCCACCCACACTGCGGCGCAGATTGGCCATGTTCTCGATGCGCTTGAAAGCGGGATAAAGAAGCTGGGTATCGGGCCGCAAAAGGTCTGA
- a CDS encoding 3-oxoacid CoA-transferase subunit A produces MQDKVWSGSAAAIANISDGATILLGGFGGVGVPENILVAMADHPAKELTIVTNHAGFGERGLAVLFRQGKIQKLICTYAFHRSAFVFREIYMEGKIELEQIPQGTMAERIRAAGAGIPAFYTPTGPGTQAAEGKESRTFGGREALLEYALPGDVAIIKAHTGDRLGNLTYRGTAANFNPVMATAAKITIAEVEVIVEPGDIAPESVHTPSVYVDRVVLGEDLELRSET; encoded by the coding sequence GTGCAAGACAAAGTGTGGTCCGGGTCGGCCGCCGCCATTGCCAATATCTCCGACGGGGCGACCATTCTCCTCGGCGGCTTCGGCGGGGTGGGCGTCCCCGAAAATATCCTGGTCGCCATGGCGGACCACCCGGCCAAAGAGCTGACCATCGTCACCAACCACGCAGGTTTTGGCGAGCGCGGCCTCGCCGTTCTTTTCCGGCAGGGAAAAATTCAAAAGCTCATATGCACCTACGCCTTCCACCGGAGCGCCTTCGTGTTCCGCGAGATCTATATGGAAGGAAAGATCGAGCTCGAACAAATCCCCCAGGGCACCATGGCCGAGCGAATCCGGGCGGCGGGGGCGGGCATCCCCGCCTTCTACACCCCTACCGGCCCCGGCACCCAAGCCGCCGAGGGAAAAGAAAGCCGCACCTTCGGAGGCCGAGAGGCGCTTCTTGAATACGCCCTGCCCGGCGATGTGGCGATCATCAAAGCCCACACAGGGGATCGGTTGGGCAACCTCACCTACCGCGGCACGGCGGCAAACTTTAATCCTGTCATGGCAACGGCAGCCAAAATCACCATCGCCGAGGTGGAAGTCATCGTCGAGCCGGGAGATATCGCACCCGAGAGTGTCCACACGCCTAGTGTTTATGTTGATCGCGTCGTTTTGGGAGAAGACCTTGAGCTCCGATCAGAAACTTAA
- a CDS encoding fused MFS/spermidine synthase, producing MAKSNANDAASGGEASGLKGLYLYLSVFLSGGSILVIEIAAGRVLAPHFGNTLYTWTSMIGIILAALAVGYAIGGRMADRNPSFKVFFMIMVVGAGLVALVPFLRAALLPTLEKGLNLRSGPIFGGLLLFSAPACVLAALTPYAVKLSARGDETLGTVAGNLFTWSTAGSIFGTFITGFLLIPAFGLNAIFVATAIALAAVGGIGIYLFGDVKNLNSRNLQSVLVFGCSSILAGAAWSGSPPGLTKQTVHFQENMYHTLRVVEKKEDGKDVRQLYLDYQPEGAMVIGDDTATFFRYTQFLKLGPVAVPNIRRMFFIGGGAFTMPKALHLLRPEAEVLVAELDPDVSAIGRKYFRLDKYPKIKIENGDGRSTLKRSKGKWDFIVGDAYRGLRNIPSHLVTREFFAEARDRLAPGGAMLLNLIAARTGPGGTIFASVYRTMAAVFPEILVYSVDPHLPAYAQNVLLLAFRDRDPDLRRKFLAQIETNPELEFARKARVEAPSPRVYGPVMTDEYAPVEYLINLGL from the coding sequence ATGGCAAAAAGTAATGCGAACGATGCGGCATCTGGCGGGGAGGCAAGCGGGCTCAAGGGGCTCTACCTTTATCTTTCGGTTTTTCTATCGGGCGGCTCAATACTAGTCATCGAAATAGCGGCTGGACGTGTGCTGGCCCCCCATTTTGGAAACACGCTCTACACCTGGACTTCCATGATCGGGATCATTCTCGCCGCCCTTGCGGTGGGGTACGCCATTGGTGGCCGTATGGCGGACAGGAACCCCTCTTTCAAAGTTTTTTTCATGATTATGGTGGTCGGCGCGGGTCTGGTGGCGTTGGTGCCATTTTTGCGGGCGGCGCTTTTACCCACACTAGAAAAGGGGCTGAACCTGCGCTCGGGGCCCATCTTTGGCGGGCTGCTCCTATTCTCGGCGCCAGCTTGTGTCCTCGCGGCGCTTACCCCCTACGCGGTAAAACTCTCGGCCCGCGGAGATGAGACGCTTGGCACAGTGGCTGGAAACCTTTTCACATGGTCCACTGCCGGGAGCATCTTTGGCACATTCATCACCGGTTTTTTGCTGATTCCTGCCTTTGGTCTGAATGCCATTTTCGTAGCGACGGCCATCGCGCTGGCGGCGGTCGGCGGCATCGGTATCTATCTGTTTGGCGATGTGAAGAATTTGAATTCGCGAAATCTTCAGAGCGTTCTTGTTTTTGGTTGTAGCTCGATTCTCGCCGGTGCGGCCTGGTCGGGTAGCCCCCCTGGCTTGACCAAGCAGACGGTCCATTTTCAGGAGAACATGTACCACACCCTCCGCGTTGTTGAGAAAAAAGAAGATGGCAAAGACGTGCGCCAGCTTTATCTCGACTATCAGCCAGAAGGGGCAATGGTGATTGGTGACGATACCGCCACGTTTTTTCGGTACACCCAGTTTTTGAAGCTTGGCCCGGTGGCGGTGCCTAATATCCGGCGGATGTTTTTCATTGGCGGCGGCGCGTTCACGATGCCCAAGGCGCTTCACCTGCTCCGGCCCGAGGCCGAAGTGCTCGTCGCAGAGCTTGACCCGGATGTGAGTGCGATTGGCCGAAAATACTTCCGGTTGGATAAGTATCCAAAAATCAAAATCGAAAACGGTGATGGGCGGAGTACGTTAAAGCGCTCGAAAGGCAAGTGGGATTTTATCGTGGGTGACGCTTATCGGGGCTTGAGGAACATTCCCTCACACCTGGTGACGCGCGAGTTTTTTGCCGAGGCGCGAGACCGCCTTGCTCCCGGAGGAGCGATGCTCTTGAATCTCATCGCCGCACGCACTGGCCCCGGCGGGACGATATTTGCCTCCGTTTATCGGACGATGGCCGCTGTTTTCCCTGAGATACTTGTCTACAGCGTGGACCCGCATCTGCCCGCCTATGCGCAGAATGTTCTCCTGCTGGCCTTCCGGGATCGCGACCCAGATCTTCGTCGTAAGTTTTTAGCGCAAATTGAGACCAATCCTGAGCTTGAGTTCGCCAGAAAGGCCCGTGTCGAGGCGCCCTCGCCTCGCGTCTATGGACCCGTAATGACTGATGAGTACGCCCCGGTGGAGTATCTGATTAACCTGGGACTTTAG
- a CDS encoding tartrate dehydrogenase — MAKHRIALLPGDGIGTEVVNESVRMLKALSKIERGLKFEFTRYPWGSDFYHKTGRMAPENYLDKLAKHDTILLGAVGRPDIPDHITLQQLLLPIRRAFDLYINVRPIILFEGLEAPLKGYGPGDIDMLFFRENVEGEYSPAGGRHYEGFPTEIAIQNCIFTRQGCERIIKAAFEAALKRKRKHVTNVTKSNAQGYTLVLWDEVFEEVAARPRYKKIKTAKFLVDAAALEFVRRPEIFDVVVASNLFADILTDLGAGIVGGLGVAPSANIGAAGFPGFFEPVHGSAPDIMGKGIANPVATMFASAMMLDHLGESRSAKRVDAAVRAHLAGGHRTRDLGGDANTRQAANDIIKRL, encoded by the coding sequence ATGGCTAAGCACCGCATTGCTCTGCTTCCCGGAGACGGCATCGGAACCGAGGTCGTTAACGAATCCGTTCGCATGCTCAAGGCGCTCTCGAAGATTGAACGCGGGCTCAAGTTCGAATTCACCCGCTATCCCTGGGGGAGCGATTTTTATCACAAGACAGGCCGCATGGCCCCTGAGAACTATCTCGATAAGCTGGCGAAACACGATACGATTCTTCTCGGGGCGGTTGGGCGGCCTGATATACCGGATCACATTACCCTGCAGCAGCTTTTGCTCCCCATCCGACGGGCGTTTGACCTCTACATCAATGTAAGGCCGATTATTCTTTTCGAGGGGTTAGAGGCGCCGCTCAAGGGATATGGCCCCGGCGATATCGATATGCTGTTTTTCAGGGAAAACGTCGAGGGCGAATATAGCCCCGCCGGTGGGCGGCACTACGAGGGTTTTCCGACTGAGATAGCGATTCAGAATTGCATCTTCACCCGGCAGGGCTGCGAGCGAATTATCAAAGCGGCTTTCGAGGCGGCGCTAAAACGAAAAAGAAAGCACGTTACCAACGTCACCAAATCGAATGCCCAGGGCTACACACTTGTACTTTGGGATGAAGTATTTGAAGAAGTTGCTGCGCGCCCGCGCTATAAAAAAATTAAAACCGCCAAGTTCCTTGTCGATGCCGCAGCCCTTGAGTTCGTGCGCAGGCCTGAGATTTTCGATGTGGTGGTGGCAAGTAATCTTTTTGCCGATATCCTGACGGATCTGGGTGCAGGCATTGTTGGCGGCCTCGGCGTCGCGCCCAGCGCCAATATCGGCGCCGCAGGATTTCCTGGTTTTTTCGAGCCCGTGCACGGCTCTGCCCCCGACATCATGGGCAAGGGAATCGCCAATCCGGTGGCGACGATGTTCGCCTCGGCGATGATGCTCGATCATCTGGGCGAGAGCCGCTCTGCCAAAAGGGTGGACGCCGCCGTGCGCGCGCATCTGGCGGGCGGCCACCGTACCCGCGATCTGGGCGGCGATGCCAATACGCGCCAGGCCGCCAACGACATCATCAAACGGCTTTAG
- a CDS encoding VOC family protein: MNIHPISPALAVEEFAIHTINLWGKEKEEKLIMACFVDHIHLLSEDLEAAASFYQTHFGATLHTPLGPHGDVPGISVELNGVEIRIRGHRPTDPKGPGSNLHHIGIRVDDLDAFSEGLERAGVEFTKKPGPGAVGIRTAFIKAPGGVLIELADEAVGESDK; this comes from the coding sequence TTGAACATTCATCCGATCAGCCCCGCTTTGGCGGTTGAAGAATTTGCTATTCACACCATTAACCTGTGGGGCAAAGAAAAAGAGGAGAAATTGATCATGGCCTGTTTTGTTGACCATATTCACCTGCTCTCAGAGGATCTCGAGGCCGCTGCGAGTTTTTACCAAACGCACTTTGGCGCGACGCTCCACACGCCGTTGGGGCCTCACGGCGATGTGCCCGGTATAAGTGTGGAACTGAACGGCGTGGAAATCCGTATCCGAGGCCATCGACCGACCGATCCCAAGGGGCCGGGGAGCAACTTGCATCACATTGGCATTCGGGTCGATGACCTGGATGCTTTCTCCGAAGGCCTGGAGCGAGCTGGTGTGGAATTCACTAAAAAGCCCGGCCCGGGCGCCGTGGGGATTAGGACGGCATTCATCAAAGCGCCGGGCGGCGTTCTGATTGAACTGGCGGATGAGGCGGTCGGAGAATCCGATAAATAA
- a CDS encoding CDP-alcohol phosphatidyltransferase family protein: MAVNTSRGFTLATKITVLRLLMVPGFAVCMVYRRPGLGFIVFGLACLGDALDGYIARSREEYSSLGATLDPMADKLLMFSAYVLMGMNGQIPAWLAILIICRDVLISGGYLSFYLTHGFITPEPSRLGKYTTAAQMITIVFALLAWTLGSEASMAMDALYYLTGTLTAISGIHYSFFVGARMLAKNSDSDQTGGRPPVAEG; this comes from the coding sequence ATGGCTGTAAATACTTCACGGGGTTTCACCCTCGCCACTAAAATCACTGTATTGCGGCTCCTGATGGTGCCGGGGTTCGCTGTCTGCATGGTTTACCGGCGCCCCGGCCTGGGATTCATCGTCTTCGGTCTCGCTTGTCTGGGTGATGCACTCGACGGCTACATCGCCCGCTCGCGCGAAGAGTATTCCTCGCTGGGCGCAACGCTCGACCCAATGGCCGACAAGCTGCTGATGTTCTCCGCCTATGTCCTCATGGGGATGAACGGGCAAATTCCCGCCTGGCTCGCCATTCTTATTATCTGCCGGGACGTGCTGATCAGCGGAGGCTATCTTTCGTTCTATTTGACACACGGCTTCATCACCCCCGAGCCCTCGCGCCTCGGAAAGTACACGACGGCGGCACAAATGATAACAATCGTTTTCGCATTGCTGGCATGGACATTGGGCTCGGAGGCCTCCATGGCAATGGATGCTCTTTACTACCTGACCGGCACGCTGACTGCCATTTCGGGGATTCACTATTCGTTTTTCGTGGGTGCTAGAATGCTCGCCAAGAACTCGGACAGCGATCAGACCGGCGGCAGGCCGCCCGTGGCCGAAGGCTAG
- a CDS encoding AI-2E family transporter has product MKEQDAQHLLTWKRIWLILILIGTIWLTISARGALFPIVVSFILAYLLNPVVKIMEEKKIPRTAGILILLLTLGISIFLLWVALAPLVEKQIVTFSNRLPGYIEVLEGWLEAALIRLQVARPEATKKFLSENLAALGQLPLDAIRSGGSFLLKTGRGLFSLVIGMAFLALIPILTFYILRDFGEFTKGFYKNIPPRYRNEVHKRLNQLDEMLGSFIRGQLIVGLTLSVLYTLGLYLADAPFWLLLGILTGMASIFPYVEWIVGLPITLAFTAIQHQDWTHPISVLIVFAIISPAAGMFLVPRVIGGRVGLHPVVVISAILIGSELMGFVGILLAVPLAAAIKVGIELVREQYLG; this is encoded by the coding sequence ATGAAAGAACAGGACGCACAACACCTGCTCACCTGGAAGCGCATCTGGCTCATCCTCATCCTGATAGGGACGATATGGCTGACCATTAGCGCGCGCGGGGCCCTATTTCCGATTGTCGTCTCTTTTATCCTCGCCTATCTTCTGAACCCGGTAGTCAAAATCATGGAGGAGAAAAAAATTCCCCGGACGGCGGGGATCCTCATCCTCCTGCTCACTCTCGGGATTTCCATTTTCCTCCTCTGGGTGGCCCTTGCGCCGCTTGTCGAAAAACAGATTGTCACCTTCAGCAATCGGCTGCCCGGATACATAGAAGTTTTAGAAGGTTGGCTTGAGGCTGCCCTGATTCGTCTTCAGGTAGCGCGACCCGAGGCGACAAAAAAGTTTTTGTCTGAAAACCTCGCGGCCCTGGGCCAGCTTCCCCTTGACGCCATACGATCGGGCGGAAGCTTTTTGCTCAAAACCGGGCGGGGCCTTTTCTCTCTCGTTATCGGCATGGCATTTTTGGCCCTGATACCGATCCTCACCTTCTACATCCTCCGCGACTTTGGAGAGTTCACTAAGGGATTTTACAAAAACATTCCCCCTCGCTACCGGAATGAAGTCCACAAACGCCTCAATCAGCTCGACGAAATGCTCGGCTCTTTCATCCGTGGCCAGCTCATCGTCGGCCTTACTCTATCGGTGCTCTATACGCTGGGTTTATATCTCGCCGACGCACCTTTTTGGCTTCTACTGGGAATCCTCACCGGCATGGCGAGCATCTTCCCCTATGTCGAATGGATAGTCGGTCTTCCGATCACCCTCGCCTTCACCGCGATTCAACACCAGGACTGGACACATCCAATCTCTGTTCTCATCGTATTCGCGATCATCTCACCGGCGGCAGGTATGTTTCTTGTCCCGCGTGTCATCGGCGGACGGGTGGGACTTCACCCCGTCGTGGTGATATCGGCGATTCTGATCGGAAGCGAATTGATGGGTTTTGTCGGCATCCTGCTGGCAGTGCCGCTCGCCGCGGCAATCAAGGTGGGCATCGAACTCGTGCGCGAGCAGTATCTCGGGTAG
- a CDS encoding cob(I)yrinic acid a,c-diamide adenosyltransferase produces MSITTGRGDDGGTDLWFGDRAAKSSPQVEALGALDEAKAALGLARSQVPAWLAPEILKIQKDLFLVSSEVATLRGKVHRLKERPGPELVDWAMGQIARYEKVIQITDWVISGDTQSGAALDLATTFIRRAERRCSHLQEEGFIDNRDLLVFVNRLSDLVFLMARAADRGIEVPE; encoded by the coding sequence ATGTCCATTACGACGGGGCGCGGGGACGACGGGGGGACCGATCTCTGGTTCGGCGACCGGGCCGCAAAAAGCTCGCCTCAGGTCGAGGCATTGGGTGCGCTAGATGAAGCCAAGGCGGCGCTTGGTCTTGCGCGCTCGCAGGTCCCGGCGTGGTTGGCACCTGAAATTCTCAAAATCCAAAAAGATTTATTCTTGGTGAGCAGTGAGGTGGCCACCCTCAGGGGAAAGGTCCATCGTCTCAAAGAGCGCCCCGGCCCGGAGCTGGTCGATTGGGCGATGGGGCAGATCGCGCGCTATGAAAAAGTTATCCAGATAACCGATTGGGTTATATCGGGGGATACACAATCCGGTGCCGCGCTCGATCTGGCCACGACATTCATTCGTCGCGCCGAGCGCAGGTGCTCGCATCTTCAAGAAGAGGGTTTTATCGACAACCGGGACCTACTTGTATTTGTGAATCGCTTATCCGATTTGGTATTCTTGATGGCCCGCGCCGCAGACCGAGGGATTGAAGTGCCAGAGTAG